From Salarias fasciatus chromosome 12, fSalaFa1.1, whole genome shotgun sequence, the proteins below share one genomic window:
- the rorb gene encoding nuclear receptor ROR-beta isoform X2: MRAQIEVIPCKICGDKSSGIHYGVITCEGCKGFFRRSQQNNASYSCPRQRNCLIDRTNRNRCQHCRLQKCLALGMSRDAVKFGRMSKKQRDSLYAEVQKHQARLQEQRQQQTGEAEALARVYSSSLTNGLSTLNHEIGGTYANGHVIELPKGGHGNGGGVPGGYYGMDSTQPSPDQSGLDMSGMKHIKQEPVYDLTPVPNLFSYGGYQESQLGPNNVSMGELDRIAQNIIKSHLETCQYTTDELQQLAWQTHSYEEVKMYQSKPRDVLWQQCAIQITHAIQYVVEFAKRISGFMELCQNDQILLLKSGCLEVVLVRMCRAFNPLNNTVLFEGKYGGMQMFKALGCDDLVSAVFDFAKSLCSLQLTEEEIALFSAAVLISTDRPWLMEPRKVQKLQEKIYFALQHIMQKNHMDEDALAKLISRIPTLSALCTLHTEELQAFQQLHPETVNVLFPPLYKELFNPDPNSTMAMPK, from the exons AGACGAAGCCAGCAGAACAATGCCTCCTACTCCTGCCCTCGTCAGAGGAACTGCCTCATCGACAGAACGAACCGCAACCGCTGCCAACACTGCCGTCTGCAGAAATGTCTCGCTCTAGGAATGTCCAGAGATG CGGTAAAATTTGGCCGCATGTCCAAGAAGCAACGCGATAGCCTGTATGCAGAAGTCCAGAAACACCAGGCTCGACTGCAGGAGCAGCGGCAACAGCAGACGGGCGAAGCAGAAGCTCTGGCACGCGTTTACTCGTCAAGCCTCACCAACGGACTGTCCACCCTCAACCATGAAATTGGGGGCACCTATGCCAATGGCCACGTAATTGAGTTACCCAAAGGTGGCCATGGTAATGGAGGAGGAGTTCCGGGAGGTTACTATGGGATGGATTCCACTCAGCCGTCTCCAGACCAGTCGGGGTTGGACATGTCGGGCATGAAGCACATTAAGCAGGAGCCGGTGTACGACCTGACGCCGGTACCCAACCTGTTCAGCTACGGAGGATACCAGGAGAGCCAGCTGGGGCCGAACAATGTCAGCATGGGAGAGCTAG ACCGTATTGCTCAGAATATCATAAAGTCTCACTTGGAGACATGCCAGTACACGACggacgagctgcagcagctAGCCTGGCAGACACATTCCTACGAAGAGGTCAAGATGTATCAGAGCAAG CCGCGGGACGTGCTGTGGCAGCAGTGTGCCATTCAGATCACCCACGCCATCCAGTACGTGGTGGAGTTCGCCAAGCGCATCTCAGGGTTCATGGAATTGTGCCAGAAtgaccagatcctcctcctcaaGTCCG GCTGTCTGGAGGTGGTCTTGGTGCGGATGTGCAGGGCATTCAACCCTCTCAACAACACTGTCCTCTTTGAGGGGAAGTACGGAGGCATGCAGATGTTCAAAGCTCTCG GTTGTGACGACTTAGTAAGTGCAGTGTTTGACTTTGCCAAGAGTTTGTGTTCGCTGCAGCTgacagaagaggagatcgcTCTGTTCTCGGCAGCCGTACTAATTTCCACAG ACCGGCCCTGGCTAATGGAGCCTCGGAAAGTCCAGAAGCTCCAGGAGAAGATCTACTTTGCTCTGCAGCACATAATGCAGAAGAACCACATGGATGAAGACGCACTGGCTAAG CTCATCAGCCGAATCCCAACGTTGTCGGCCCTGTGCACGCTTCACACCGAGGAGCTTCAGGCCTTCCAGCAACTCCACCCGGAAACAGTCAACGTCCTCTTCCCTCCGCTCTACAAAGAACTCTTCAATCCCGACCCAAACTCCACCATGGCCATGCCCAAGTGA
- the rorb gene encoding nuclear receptor ROR-beta isoform X1 has protein sequence MELPIHTQIEVIPCKICGDKSSGIHYGVITCEGCKGFFRRSQQNNASYSCPRQRNCLIDRTNRNRCQHCRLQKCLALGMSRDAVKFGRMSKKQRDSLYAEVQKHQARLQEQRQQQTGEAEALARVYSSSLTNGLSTLNHEIGGTYANGHVIELPKGGHGNGGGVPGGYYGMDSTQPSPDQSGLDMSGMKHIKQEPVYDLTPVPNLFSYGGYQESQLGPNNVSMGELDRIAQNIIKSHLETCQYTTDELQQLAWQTHSYEEVKMYQSKPRDVLWQQCAIQITHAIQYVVEFAKRISGFMELCQNDQILLLKSGCLEVVLVRMCRAFNPLNNTVLFEGKYGGMQMFKALGCDDLVSAVFDFAKSLCSLQLTEEEIALFSAAVLISTDRPWLMEPRKVQKLQEKIYFALQHIMQKNHMDEDALAKLISRIPTLSALCTLHTEELQAFQQLHPETVNVLFPPLYKELFNPDPNSTMAMPK, from the exons AGACGAAGCCAGCAGAACAATGCCTCCTACTCCTGCCCTCGTCAGAGGAACTGCCTCATCGACAGAACGAACCGCAACCGCTGCCAACACTGCCGTCTGCAGAAATGTCTCGCTCTAGGAATGTCCAGAGATG CGGTAAAATTTGGCCGCATGTCCAAGAAGCAACGCGATAGCCTGTATGCAGAAGTCCAGAAACACCAGGCTCGACTGCAGGAGCAGCGGCAACAGCAGACGGGCGAAGCAGAAGCTCTGGCACGCGTTTACTCGTCAAGCCTCACCAACGGACTGTCCACCCTCAACCATGAAATTGGGGGCACCTATGCCAATGGCCACGTAATTGAGTTACCCAAAGGTGGCCATGGTAATGGAGGAGGAGTTCCGGGAGGTTACTATGGGATGGATTCCACTCAGCCGTCTCCAGACCAGTCGGGGTTGGACATGTCGGGCATGAAGCACATTAAGCAGGAGCCGGTGTACGACCTGACGCCGGTACCCAACCTGTTCAGCTACGGAGGATACCAGGAGAGCCAGCTGGGGCCGAACAATGTCAGCATGGGAGAGCTAG ACCGTATTGCTCAGAATATCATAAAGTCTCACTTGGAGACATGCCAGTACACGACggacgagctgcagcagctAGCCTGGCAGACACATTCCTACGAAGAGGTCAAGATGTATCAGAGCAAG CCGCGGGACGTGCTGTGGCAGCAGTGTGCCATTCAGATCACCCACGCCATCCAGTACGTGGTGGAGTTCGCCAAGCGCATCTCAGGGTTCATGGAATTGTGCCAGAAtgaccagatcctcctcctcaaGTCCG GCTGTCTGGAGGTGGTCTTGGTGCGGATGTGCAGGGCATTCAACCCTCTCAACAACACTGTCCTCTTTGAGGGGAAGTACGGAGGCATGCAGATGTTCAAAGCTCTCG GTTGTGACGACTTAGTAAGTGCAGTGTTTGACTTTGCCAAGAGTTTGTGTTCGCTGCAGCTgacagaagaggagatcgcTCTGTTCTCGGCAGCCGTACTAATTTCCACAG ACCGGCCCTGGCTAATGGAGCCTCGGAAAGTCCAGAAGCTCCAGGAGAAGATCTACTTTGCTCTGCAGCACATAATGCAGAAGAACCACATGGATGAAGACGCACTGGCTAAG CTCATCAGCCGAATCCCAACGTTGTCGGCCCTGTGCACGCTTCACACCGAGGAGCTTCAGGCCTTCCAGCAACTCCACCCGGAAACAGTCAACGTCCTCTTCCCTCCGCTCTACAAAGAACTCTTCAATCCCGACCCAAACTCCACCATGGCCATGCCCAAGTGA